The Epinephelus fuscoguttatus linkage group LG7, E.fuscoguttatus.final_Chr_v1 DNA window cgcgccctgcctcatttgcataaagtggCCGCATGCCATTGGCTTGGTGCGTGCTACTGCAAACCGCCTCGCGTGCCATTACAGATGTCTTGTCCTTGAAGGCGCAAGAGGTGTCTTAAAAATAGATGAAATGTCTATTTGTTTTCATGTAGGGCCAAAAAATGTTTATGGTGGAGATAAACAAACTCAGTCGCCATTTGACGCAGCAGGCATTTCCAACTTTGAGAGGAGGGCACGAGGATttggagataaaagaaaatataaatattctGGGTTTTTATTGGCACGCACACCGCACACCTCACGCCAAAATAATCACTCTCTTATAAGAAGCATTTATACATTTGCAGCCAGAAAACAATGCAATAATTTATCTTAATAAACACACAGATATCTTAAGTTATCACACACTGTTGAAAGTAGGGTTGCACTGGCTGCACTGTCAACACACTCTACATTCTTcccgtaaacacacacacacacacacacacacacacacacacacactaccatTTTTTGACGCGCACGGAGCAAAGTTGGAAGCAAACATCCAGGCGCATTCCCCTCCCTTATCACTTCACAGCCCGGCTCGGCCGCTGCTGCTCGCTCCGCTTTGTTGTTTGTCCCTGCAGGGCTGATTGAGCAGCGCGTGACTGACGGCCCGCGGGGGTGTTGTCCAATCAGCGGTCTGCCCCGCGCCCAATGGGTGAGTCCTCTCTGCGATTGGCTGAGGCGAGTGTGGGAAAGAATGCAGAGAGGGTTTCACACGAACTGGGAGCACGCGAGCCGTCTATAAGTACCGCCGCGGCGTGTGTCGGCGGCAGAAGCGGAGACTCGCCACGCACGGTGCAACGCACGCTCCCTGCACTCAGATGACAGCTCAGTGATAACAAGCGACACACAACGCGAACCGATCGGTGGGACTGTCGGGTTACCTCTCTTATATGTCCTGCAGCGGCGAGACGTGAACTTTGTGAACGCTTTTTGTTTTCCCGGAGCTTCAGAGGATTTACTTCTTTACGCGTGTACCTGGTTTGATCAACGATGCCAGCTGACACTATGGAAAAGCAGACGGCATCTCCTATTGCCGGTGCCCCTGCTAATGGGACGCACACACCGGACAAACCGAAAAATGCCAGCGAGCACAgaaaggtaagattattttattaactttcTCAATTAAGAGCGTTACATTAAAGGGATATAACGCAGTTAACATGTTTGTTATAATGATGTGACATGGCATGCAGTGTCCAAGGTGTGAACATGAAATTTATGTATTATTGTTTATTCTTTGCAGTCATCCAAACCGATCATGGAAAAACGCCGGAGAGCAAGAATAAACGAAAGCCTTGGGCAGCTCAAAACTCTCATCCTGGACGCACTTAAAAAAGATGTAAGTTCAGATCATTTCAAAGCTTTTAATCACTCTTTCGTGATCATGtatgatttaaaaatgtgtcttgagtatagatttaattttcaatgttGCGTCCCCACAGAGCTCCAGACACTCCAAGCTGGAGAAAGCAGATATCCTGGAGATGACAGTGAAGCACTTGCGGAACCTGCAGCGCGTGCAGATGAGCGGTAAGTTTATTAAATCATATAAgagggtaaaaaaaacccatgaTGAAGTCATTAGGAAGATGTTCAGTCATAACTGTCTCTCTAATGTCTGCTTATTTCTCCCCCCAGCAGCACTCTCTGCAGATGCCACCGTCCTGAGCAAATACAGAGCCGGATTCAACGAGTGCATGAACGAGGTCACGCGCTTCTTGTCCACCTCGGAGGGGGTGAACACGGAGGTGAGGTCGAGGCTCCTCAACCACCTGTCCAGCTGCATGGGCCAGATGATGTCCATGAACTACCCGCAGCAGGCCGCGTCCCAGCAGGCGCACCTGGCGCAGCCTCTCCATGTGCAGCTCCCATCCACTCTCCCCATGAACGCTGCTGCTCTGGGCTCCAAACTCAGTCCGGCAGAGGCCGTGTCCCCTAAAGTGTTTGGTGGCTTTCAGCTGGTGCCCGCAACTGATGGACAGTTCGCGTTTTTGATCCCCAACCCGGCGTTCACCTCCACCACAGCTCCTGTCATCCCCCTCTACTCAAACGCAGGAGTGCCTGTTGCGGTGAATGCCAGCCCGGTGCATGGCAGCTCGGCACCGACTGCAGCTTCCCCAGTCCACGGCATGACGTCCTTCTCCGGGGGGTCCCAGGCGGTGAGCCCGGTAGGAGTCAGCACCGGCTCAGAGGGCAACGAGCCTGTGTGGAGGCCTTGGTAGCGCAAGGGAAAAAGAGACTCACGATAACCCAGTTTGCATTACTTTTCCAGTTTAGACATTAAACTGACTGCACAGACAAGTGTTGCGGGGGTTGAACCTGTGACTTTTCCGCTACGGGACGGTAACTCTAACCACTTAATGCCCCCAGTAGTTCAAAGAGTTTCGTTATATggaacaagtttttttttctaatttattgTCTGATTCCAACATTTGGATGTCGGTGATAAATATGCTGTACATGTGGAAGATTTATAGGAAATTTTTGTTATGAAGTACTTTTTATGAAAAGGTTTTAGTTTTGTACAGATTTGTTATTGATTGTTATACCAAAGCTGTGTTTTATATtctttgttctgtgttggaaagaAAAACTGAAGTTGGGTGATGGCCCATTGTTTTAATAAATGACTTTTCAGAAATTAATTTCTTGTCTGCAGCCTGTTTCTATCACATCTATATAACTTTATTACACGTTATTTAGACGTTTTTAAGGTCATTCAGTCGTTGTCAGGCCGTGCGTAAAAGTCATGCGTAAAAGTTAGGGAGCATGACTTTTTAAGCAGAGTCACAGCAGTATTATGAGGCCAAATCGAAGCTGTACGTATTGATTAGGCTATGTTCCCAATATGACCTCCTAAATCAATTAATCTCCTCAGTTTTAAGCGACCACCTTGTCACCAGTTTGGCGGGAGCTCTTTACATCTGGCCCGCAGGAGAATGGTCCCCGGGGACAATGGGGGTGTATTTTTCTATTGCTATAAAGGTAATTAAAAGTTTGAAAAGGGTCTCATCCTGTATGCAGCGGGAGCTTTAAGAAGTCTTAAACCCTATTCATGAGCCTGGGAAATGCTCtcaggggttaatgtcactAACAGATTGCCTCAGTGAAAGGAGAATATGGAAGGATCCTCGCTTCCTTTTGTGTATCAATTGTTCACTTTCACTCCCAGAGGGACTGCACCTCAATAAAGGAGAAAACGAGGGAACTTGGTCAGACTTTGGTTCGATGGCGGGGAAACCCAAGGAAGTCGGAGTGGATTAAGAAATATACTGAAAATATCTGATACTTGGTTATGACTTAGTCTGAAAATCACACCCTGTCACATAAACCCACTGACAAGATCACTTGCCTTTTATTTATACACAGTCCGTGGTCTACATCTGGCCAGCTGCTTCTTCCTCTCAGTTTCAAAATGTGTATTAAAGGTCTCCTTCTCAAACTCTCCCCTCCTGTCTCTGTTTATCCCTGGGTGTAAACTTATCTTCCTCCGATGAGTGGAGCCCGGAACTGTGTGTTTCAGTGCCGGGCGGCGTGGCGCTAGCCGTGTGTCAGCCACTTGCAGTCAGCGGGCCCCTTTACTTGCGATTAGGTTACAGCCTGGTGACCGCCGGTCAAAACCCCTCAACATTTAATACTCCACCGGCGCGCCGTGGGTGCGCATGTCTGGCACAGGCCGGGAGTAAGTCGGTTTTTAAAGTGTTTCTCAGGCCTGACCACCAGTACGCACAAGATAAACACTCTCGGTGCTTTTTGTGTTCAAAATATCCAGGATTTCAAACTTTAAATTGTGTGCACATCTCGTGCGTAAACATGTCCACAAACTATCCATATTTAGTCTCATATTCAACGTTAGAGCATCTGCTGATCCTTAAACGATTGTGCAGAAACCAGTGTCAGTATCTTTAAGTGAGAAAATGGTTATTGTAACATGCATTAATATAAATATCACATGCTTAAAGACAGTTTGAAACAACTTTATTTGGGAATTAGGAAGTTGGATAATACATGGAAACATGCTGAGGTATTTGCATgtttcaaacaaaaataaagttgtcaaaaaaaaaaaaacccaacataaAAATACCCTTTTTTACTGTAACTTGGCCTACGTGACTTGTGATTGATGTTTTTGCACTGATAACTCAAACAACTCCCGATATTGATCTTTTAGCAGTTGGACAGTCTTGGTATTTCGTGTAGTCTCACTTTCACCCTGCTGAATGCCAGTGCCCTGCAGATGACACCGTCAGTAAATGACATACTGAAACCCCCGTCTGTCAGTGATGCTTGAGCAGCTTCCTTCTGCGAGGAGGCATACTGAAACACCAGTTGGCAGCGTGTGTGGGTTCTGCGGTCGTTCCTACTGCCTTCGTGTCTGAGTTAATAGTTCAGAGATGCCTTTGTGGAGCTGAGGTCGTGAGAACTGAGCGAACTAGTCTGCCTGCGGCCGGGCACTGCGCCAGTCAGTAAATCCCCGCTGGCAGGCCGGGTCGTGCAGCCGCTCTGCGGAGGTGAGGAggcgaacacacacacgcgtggcCGCCAAGAAGCGAGCCTGGTCCGGTGTAAACAAGAGGGATCGTTGAGGGGGGACTCGGGTCCAGCGGTATATAGTCCCAGGAGAAGTTGACTGAGTCCATCCTATTTTTATATGGCAACATTGCAGGCTGTTAGCAAATCAGTTTAAAGCTGCGGTTTGTACTCTGGTGTGGGGAAATAGAAAGGGAGATAAAGAAATCCCATTTTCATAGCTCAC harbors:
- the her9 gene encoding hairy-related 9 isoform X2, with protein sequence MPADTMEKQTASPIAGAPANGTHTPDKPKNASEHRKSSKPIMEKRRRARINESLGQLKTLILDALKKDSSRHSKLEKADILEMTVKHLRNLQRVQMSALSADATVLSKYRAGFNECMNEVTRFLSTSEGVNTEVRSRLLNHLSSCMGQMMSMNYPQQAASQQAHLAQPLHVQLPSTLPMNAAALGSKLSPAEAVSPKVFGGFQLVPATDGQFAFLIPNPAFTSTTAPVIPLYSNAGVPVAVNASPVHGSSAPTAASPVHGMTSFSGGSQAVSPVGVSTGSEGNEPVWRPW
- the her9 gene encoding hairy-related 9 isoform X1 — protein: MPADTMEKQTASPIAGAPANGTHTPDKPKNASEHRKSSKPIMEKRRRARINESLGQLKTLILDALKKDSSRHSKLEKADILEMTVKHLRNLQRVQMSAALSADATVLSKYRAGFNECMNEVTRFLSTSEGVNTEVRSRLLNHLSSCMGQMMSMNYPQQAASQQAHLAQPLHVQLPSTLPMNAAALGSKLSPAEAVSPKVFGGFQLVPATDGQFAFLIPNPAFTSTTAPVIPLYSNAGVPVAVNASPVHGSSAPTAASPVHGMTSFSGGSQAVSPVGVSTGSEGNEPVWRPW